The following are from one region of the Hymenobacter sp. YIM 151858-1 genome:
- the ruvX gene encoding Holliday junction resolvase RuvX encodes MARLLAIDYGHKRVGLAVTDPLQLIATPLDTIHSQELFAFVKKYHQQEQLAGIVIGMPRTLLNEATDSTPAVVGVVRKLRRELPEVPVHEVDERFTSRMARQAMLDGGLGQKARRDKALVDRVSATIILQSFLDSRPV; translated from the coding sequence ATGGCCCGCCTTCTTGCCATCGATTACGGCCACAAGCGCGTGGGCCTGGCCGTAACGGACCCGCTGCAGCTCATCGCCACGCCGCTCGACACGATTCATAGCCAGGAGCTGTTTGCCTTCGTGAAGAAGTACCACCAGCAGGAGCAGCTGGCGGGCATCGTTATCGGCATGCCGCGCACCTTGCTCAACGAGGCCACCGACTCCACGCCCGCCGTGGTGGGCGTGGTGCGCAAGCTGCGCCGCGAGCTGCCCGAGGTGCCCGTGCACGAGGTAGACGAGCGGTTTACCTCGCGCATGGCCAGGCAGGCCATGCTCGACGGCGGCCTGGGCCAGAAAGCCCGCCGCGACAAAGCCTTGGTCGACCGCGTCAGCGCCACCATCATTCTGCAATCTTTTCTTGACTCTCGCCCCGTATGA
- the def gene encoding peptide deformylase, producing the protein MIYPIVAYGDPVLKARAKDIPADFPAEELQKLIADMYETMYYAHGVGLAAPQIGKGVRLFVIDSEPMVDDDEDDDAPAETGVKRAFINPVMIKESGEEWPFEEGCLSIPGVRERVFRKPDIIIRYEDENRQVREEGFSGLTARVIQHEYDHLEGVLFTDKISAFKKQLIKSKLMRIAKGDAKADYRMRFAGQRGR; encoded by the coding sequence ATGATTTACCCCATCGTGGCCTACGGCGACCCGGTGCTGAAAGCCCGCGCCAAGGACATTCCGGCCGATTTCCCGGCCGAAGAGCTGCAAAAGCTCATCGCCGATATGTACGAAACCATGTACTACGCCCACGGCGTGGGCCTGGCGGCGCCGCAAATCGGCAAGGGCGTCCGCCTGTTCGTTATCGATTCGGAGCCGATGGTGGATGACGACGAGGATGATGACGCGCCGGCCGAAACCGGCGTGAAGCGGGCCTTCATCAACCCCGTGATGATAAAGGAAAGCGGCGAAGAGTGGCCCTTCGAGGAAGGCTGCCTGAGCATCCCCGGCGTGCGCGAGCGGGTGTTTCGCAAGCCCGATATCATCATTCGCTACGAAGACGAAAACCGCCAGGTGCGCGAAGAAGGCTTTTCGGGCCTCACGGCGCGCGTGATTCAGCACGAGTACGACCACCTCGAGGGCGTGCTGTTCACCGACAAGATTTCGGCCTTCAAAAAGCAGCTGATCAAGAGCAAGCTGATGCGCATTGCCAAAGGCGATGCCAAGGCCGATTACCGCATGCGCTTTGCGGGCCAGCGCGGCCGCTAA
- a CDS encoding zinc dependent phospholipase C family protein, protein MLLRRALLFLLTTVLWLLPPQPETRAWGFFAHRSINRLAVFTLPPEMIGFYKSRIEYLTVQATRPDSRRTVVAGEAPRHFIDLDVYGDSAAYKLPRSYADAVARFGEDSLLRHGIVPWHVARMKGQLTEAFRTRDAERIISLSADLGHYLADACVPLHTTRNYNGQLTNQRGIHGLWESRLPELLATGYDFFTGPAPYLEYPTGTIWAVVARSNAAVDSVLRLESELTRQLPADRKYSYEERNGRTARVYSQEFSRQYHQRLAGQVERQMRLAVRLTGAFWYTCWVDAGQPDLNHLPRLTEAQMRQLALQAQQEQTAPATDTHGHTD, encoded by the coding sequence ATGCTGCTGCGGCGTGCTTTGCTTTTTCTGCTGACTACCGTGCTGTGGCTGCTGCCGCCGCAACCCGAAACCCGCGCCTGGGGCTTTTTTGCGCACCGCAGCATCAACCGCCTGGCCGTGTTTACGCTGCCGCCCGAGATGATCGGCTTCTACAAAAGCCGCATCGAGTACCTCACGGTGCAGGCCACGCGGCCCGACTCGCGGCGCACGGTGGTGGCCGGCGAGGCCCCCAGGCACTTCATCGACCTGGACGTGTACGGCGACTCGGCCGCCTACAAGCTGCCCCGCTCCTACGCCGATGCCGTGGCCCGCTTCGGCGAGGATTCGCTTCTGCGCCACGGCATTGTGCCCTGGCACGTAGCGCGCATGAAGGGGCAGCTCACCGAGGCCTTCCGCACCCGCGACGCCGAGCGCATCATCAGCCTTTCGGCCGACCTAGGGCACTACCTGGCCGATGCCTGCGTGCCCCTGCACACCACCCGCAACTACAACGGCCAACTTACCAACCAGCGCGGCATCCACGGGCTTTGGGAGTCGCGGCTGCCCGAGCTGCTGGCCACCGGCTACGATTTTTTCACGGGCCCGGCGCCGTACCTCGAGTATCCCACCGGCACCATCTGGGCCGTGGTAGCCCGCTCCAACGCCGCCGTCGACTCGGTGTTGCGCCTCGAAAGCGAGCTGACGCGCCAGCTGCCCGCCGACCGCAAATACAGCTACGAGGAGCGCAACGGCCGCACCGCGCGGGTGTACTCGCAGGAGTTCAGCCGCCAGTACCACCAGCGCCTTGCCGGGCAAGTAGAGCGGCAAATGCGCCTGGCCGTGCGCCTTACCGGGGCGTTTTGGTACACCTGCTGGGTGGATGCCGGCCAACCCGACCTCAACCACCTGCCGCGCCTCACCGAAGCCCAAATGCGCCAACTGGCCCTGCAGGCTCAGCAAGAGCAAACCGCCCCCGCCACCGATACCCACGGCCACACCGACTAG
- a CDS encoding DMT family protein — protein MKAFLTIALLCVSNLFMTFAWYGHLYFKKLPWFAKTGIVGVVLLSWGLAFFEYVFQVPANRLGFEGNGGPYNLFQLKVIQEVVSLTVFTLCAVYVFKSDKLAWNHLLGFGLLVAAVYVIFRKW, from the coding sequence ATGAAAGCCTTCCTCACCATTGCCCTGCTCTGCGTTTCCAACCTGTTCATGACGTTTGCCTGGTACGGGCACCTGTACTTTAAGAAGCTGCCGTGGTTTGCCAAAACGGGCATCGTGGGCGTGGTGCTGCTGAGTTGGGGGCTGGCCTTTTTCGAGTACGTGTTTCAGGTGCCGGCCAACCGCCTTGGCTTCGAGGGCAACGGTGGGCCCTACAACCTGTTTCAGCTGAAGGTGATTCAGGAAGTAGTGTCGCTCACGGTGTTCACGCTGTGCGCCGTGTACGTGTTCAAATCCGACAAGCTGGCCTGGAACCACCTGCTGGGGTTTGGGCTGCTGGTGGCGGCGGTGTACGTCATTTTCCGGAAGTGGTAA
- a CDS encoding patatin-like phospholipase family protein, translating to MPRFLRLVAGLLVCFCALAGPAGAQRVGVVLSGGGAKGLAHVGVLKVLEQNGIPIDYIVGTSMGSVVGALYSAGYSPREIEQIVIQPEFQYWVSGKQPADRTFNYLTADPNPSSLHVGLAVDSSFRTRVTPNLINDVNLNFVLAKMLAPAGAISGYNFDKLFVPFRCLAAEVFTRNQVIQREGSISDAVRNSMAVPLVFRPIRNPDGRYLFDGGIYNNFPTDVMRSEFKPDVIIGVNVGDVAYKKYPFGKDDELLLGSIVFLGADVADTLAVGKNGVFIQPDLEGFGATDFARVRELIDLGEKAATAKLPQALQRIQRRQDTLELAQRRQGFQQQAPQPRFARVGVQGLNDQQAGFVRRFFRRDGSTYTVDDIEEGYYRLAADDFFRNVYPRIRYDRAAEGYVFQVDARQNNNLSGEVGFVLSSRPIDNFYLGLEYRYLRRFLYQASASVNLGRFYNAARASFRINVPARYSYYLEPTVIYNQWNYQKTGGLLGRDVVSTQVRQQDLKAGVQLGLSPNYRSRILLEGAWFTRQDEYANVNEISNTDRLDETDFTGYTAAAQFARNSLNRKQYATSGRRAVFTARAVYGREQLTPGTTSLIGEERERYLRWLQIRAFTEQFFPLKNEKQSWGYFGEVMISGQPRFYNYRSSVTAAPIFAPLPDSRTLFLENYRSARYVAAGLRFNQGLAGKLEWRTEAYVHVRHQPLRMGDNQEAERNGRFSLERPRLTASTGLVYQTPLGPLAVHVIHYDDPAKRWGVFGHIGYLLFQGRALE from the coding sequence ATGCCTCGTTTTTTACGCCTCGTTGCAGGCTTACTTGTTTGTTTTTGTGCCCTTGCTGGCCCCGCGGGGGCCCAGCGTGTGGGCGTGGTGCTTTCGGGGGGCGGGGCCAAGGGCCTGGCCCACGTGGGCGTGCTGAAGGTGCTCGAGCAAAACGGCATCCCCATCGATTACATCGTGGGCACCAGCATGGGCTCGGTGGTGGGGGCGCTGTACTCGGCCGGCTACTCACCGCGCGAAATCGAGCAGATCGTCATCCAGCCCGAGTTTCAGTACTGGGTATCGGGCAAGCAGCCCGCCGACCGCACCTTCAATTACCTCACCGCCGACCCCAACCCCTCGTCGTTGCACGTGGGGCTGGCCGTCGATTCGTCGTTCCGGACGCGGGTTACGCCCAACCTCATCAACGACGTGAACCTGAACTTTGTGCTGGCCAAGATGCTGGCGCCGGCCGGGGCCATTTCGGGCTACAACTTCGATAAGCTGTTTGTGCCGTTCCGGTGCCTGGCGGCCGAGGTGTTCACGCGCAACCAGGTCATTCAGCGCGAAGGCTCGATTTCCGATGCGGTGCGCAACTCCATGGCCGTGCCGCTGGTGTTCCGGCCCATCCGCAACCCCGATGGCCGCTACCTGTTCGACGGCGGCATCTACAACAACTTCCCCACCGATGTGATGCGCTCCGAGTTCAAGCCCGATGTCATCATCGGGGTGAACGTGGGCGACGTGGCGTACAAGAAGTACCCCTTCGGCAAGGACGATGAGCTGCTGCTCGGCTCCATCGTGTTCCTAGGTGCCGACGTGGCCGATACCCTGGCCGTGGGCAAAAACGGCGTGTTCATTCAGCCCGACCTGGAGGGGTTTGGGGCTACCGACTTTGCCCGGGTGCGCGAGCTGATTGACTTGGGCGAAAAGGCCGCCACCGCCAAGCTGCCCCAGGCCTTGCAACGCATTCAGCGCCGGCAGGATACGCTGGAGCTGGCCCAACGCCGCCAGGGTTTTCAGCAGCAGGCGCCGCAGCCGCGGTTTGCCCGCGTGGGGGTGCAGGGCCTTAACGATCAGCAAGCGGGCTTTGTGCGGCGCTTTTTCCGGCGCGACGGCAGCACTTACACCGTCGACGATATCGAGGAGGGCTACTACCGCCTCGCCGCCGACGACTTTTTCCGGAACGTGTACCCGCGCATCCGCTACGACCGCGCCGCCGAGGGCTACGTGTTTCAGGTGGATGCCCGCCAGAACAACAACCTCTCGGGCGAGGTGGGCTTCGTGCTCAGCTCGCGCCCCATCGATAACTTTTACCTGGGGCTGGAGTACCGCTACCTGCGCCGCTTTCTGTACCAGGCTTCGGCCAGCGTAAACCTCGGCCGCTTCTACAACGCAGCGCGCGCCTCGTTCCGCATCAACGTGCCGGCGCGCTACTCCTACTACCTCGAGCCCACCGTTATCTATAACCAGTGGAACTACCAGAAAACCGGGGGCCTGCTGGGGCGCGACGTGGTGAGCACGCAGGTGCGCCAGCAGGATTTGAAGGCCGGCGTGCAGCTGGGCCTCAGCCCGAACTACCGCAGCCGCATTTTGCTGGAGGGTGCCTGGTTTACGCGGCAGGATGAGTACGCCAACGTAAACGAGATATCGAACACCGACCGCCTCGACGAAACCGATTTTACGGGGTATACCGCCGCCGCGCAGTTTGCCCGCAACTCCCTCAACCGCAAGCAGTACGCCACCAGCGGCCGGCGGGCCGTGTTTACGGCGCGGGCCGTGTACGGCCGCGAGCAGCTTACACCCGGCACCACCTCGCTTATCGGGGAGGAGCGCGAGCGGTACCTGCGCTGGCTGCAGATCCGCGCCTTTACGGAGCAGTTCTTCCCGCTGAAAAACGAAAAGCAAAGCTGGGGCTACTTCGGCGAGGTGATGATTAGCGGGCAGCCGCGCTTTTACAACTACCGCTCGTCGGTTACGGCCGCACCCATTTTTGCGCCCCTGCCCGACTCGCGCACCTTGTTTCTGGAAAACTACCGCTCGGCGCGCTACGTGGCAGCGGGTTTGCGCTTCAACCAGGGCTTGGCGGGCAAGCTGGAGTGGCGCACCGAGGCCTACGTGCACGTGCGGCACCAACCCCTGCGCATGGGCGACAACCAGGAAGCCGAACGCAACGGGCGTTTTAGCCTGGAGCGCCCCCGCCTGACGGCCAGCACCGGCCTGGTGTACCAAACGCCCCTGGGCCCGCTGGCTGTGCACGTCATCCACTACGACGACCCGGCCAAGCGCTGGGGCGTATTCGGGCACATTGGCTACCTGCTGTTCCAGGGCCGCGCGCTGGAGTAG
- a CDS encoding M61 family metallopeptidase: MKNNLRYGLLAGLLLAGLAAQAQKELTYTVDIDPKVSTNEFRVRLQLPKLKKDQAVYQFASTAPGTYQVMDMGRFVSNFQAFDSKGKPLGAKQLSTNQWQLDRPDKTREIRYTIAETWDTPVQEHRIYRMCGSSLEADHALINGQTVFGYPQGMQGNPLRIKLNYPADWKVGTALVPDAQGYYRTTSYDHAVDSPILLGRLTQASTKLGDAEVALYTYSKTDVVQAEPLLGYMQKMLQAAQAFLVELPVKRYAFLFHFEDQDQGAWEHSYSSEYTLRERPLTPQSAQAITDMAAHEFFHIVTPLNIHSEIIERFNFVQPTGSQHLWLYEGTTEWAAHMMQLRGGLISLDEYLATLRSKVGYSQQRADTTYSLKRLGLNSFSDEGQQQYGNIYQRGALTASLLDLRLLELSGGKRGLREVLLELAKQYGPSKPVSEQNFFDDFTKATYPEIRDFFTRYVENAEPLPLREYYAKVGINYTPVLRTGRRRAALPTRELGFKPGPAGIEFSRVPAPLQAAGVQPGDQLVAVEGKPVTYDNLVQLLDAVEARPAGTQYELTIRRNGTAQQVRPRLLDEEEVQRYSFALNPQATPQQLALREAWLKNLPR; this comes from the coding sequence ATGAAAAACAACCTGCGCTACGGCTTGCTGGCCGGGCTGCTCCTGGCCGGGCTGGCGGCCCAGGCCCAGAAAGAGCTGACGTACACCGTCGACATCGACCCGAAAGTTTCGACCAACGAGTTTCGGGTGCGGCTGCAATTGCCCAAGCTCAAGAAAGACCAGGCCGTGTACCAGTTTGCCTCCACGGCGCCGGGCACCTACCAGGTAATGGACATGGGCCGCTTCGTGAGCAACTTTCAGGCTTTCGACAGCAAGGGCAAGCCCCTGGGTGCCAAGCAGCTTTCGACAAACCAGTGGCAGCTGGATCGGCCCGACAAGACGCGCGAAATCCGCTACACGATTGCCGAAACCTGGGATACGCCCGTGCAGGAGCACCGCATTTACCGCATGTGCGGCTCGTCGCTCGAGGCCGACCACGCCCTGATTAACGGGCAAACGGTGTTCGGGTACCCGCAGGGCATGCAGGGCAACCCGCTGCGTATCAAGCTGAACTACCCTGCCGACTGGAAAGTGGGCACCGCCCTGGTGCCCGATGCGCAGGGCTACTACCGCACCACCAGCTACGACCACGCCGTGGACTCGCCGATTTTGCTGGGCCGCCTTACGCAGGCCAGCACTAAGCTCGGCGACGCCGAAGTGGCCTTGTACACCTACTCCAAAACCGACGTGGTGCAGGCCGAGCCGCTGCTGGGCTACATGCAAAAGATGCTGCAGGCGGCGCAGGCGTTTCTGGTTGAGCTGCCCGTGAAGCGCTACGCCTTTCTGTTTCACTTCGAGGACCAGGACCAGGGCGCCTGGGAGCACTCGTACAGCTCGGAGTACACCCTGCGCGAGCGGCCCCTTACGCCCCAATCGGCGCAGGCCATTACCGATATGGCCGCGCACGAGTTCTTCCACATCGTCACGCCGCTGAATATCCACTCCGAAATCATCGAGCGGTTCAACTTTGTGCAGCCCACCGGCTCGCAGCACCTGTGGCTCTACGAAGGCACTACCGAGTGGGCCGCCCACATGATGCAGCTGCGCGGCGGGCTGATTTCGCTGGACGAGTACCTGGCCACGCTGCGCAGCAAAGTGGGCTACAGCCAGCAACGCGCCGACACCACGTACTCGCTGAAGCGCCTAGGTCTGAACTCGTTTTCCGACGAAGGGCAGCAGCAATACGGCAACATTTACCAGCGCGGGGCCCTCACGGCCTCCCTGCTCGATTTGCGTTTGCTGGAGCTTTCGGGCGGCAAGCGCGGGCTGCGCGAGGTGCTGCTGGAGCTGGCCAAGCAATACGGCCCGAGCAAGCCCGTAAGCGAGCAAAACTTCTTCGACGATTTCACTAAGGCCACCTACCCCGAAATCCGCGACTTCTTTACGCGCTACGTGGAGAATGCCGAGCCGCTGCCGCTGCGCGAGTACTACGCCAAGGTGGGCATCAACTACACGCCCGTGCTGCGCACCGGCCGCCGCCGGGCGGCCCTGCCCACGCGCGAGCTGGGCTTTAAGCCCGGTCCGGCGGGCATCGAGTTCAGCCGCGTGCCGGCCCCGCTGCAGGCCGCCGGCGTGCAACCCGGCGACCAGCTGGTAGCCGTGGAGGGCAAGCCCGTAACCTACGACAACCTCGTACAACTGCTCGACGCGGTGGAGGCCCGCCCGGCCGGCACCCAGTACGAGCTGACCATCCGGCGCAACGGCACCGCCCAACAAGTGCGCCCGCGCCTGCTCGATGAGGAGGAAGTGCAGCGCTACTCCTTTGCCCTGAACCCGCAGGCCACGCCCCAGCAGCTGGCCCTGCGCGAGGCCTGGCTGAAGAACCTGCCGCGCTAG
- the treF gene encoding alpha,alpha-trehalase TreF, which translates to MKYLLVVCCWLLSLGARAQPSPRQLYPGLFEAVQAGRVFEDSKTFVDARPKARPAAIVQAYEQQKNQPGFSLRQFVLQHFELPAQAAGSYRANVGGGIRRHLDTLWTVLQRQPQDSVGPYASLIRLPKPYIVPGGRFREIYYWDSYFTMLGLRESGRTQLMRSMVDNFASLISRYGFVPNGNRTYYLTRSQPPFFAPMVQLLAQAQGDTVLRRYHPQLLQEYAYWMAGADSLAAGQAARRVVRLPGGEVLNRYYDSGDYPREESYAEDVTTAAKSAQTKPVFYRNVRVAAASGWDFSTRWFGPAGGLASIRTTELVPVDLNCLLYTLEQTIARGYRVQGQTARAKQFSQKAAQRQKALLRYCWNAQANWFTDYDLAAQQPAALRTLAGVFPLFVQIATPRQARAVAAGLQRDFLKDGGLLTTLNSSGEQWDAPNGWAPLQYVAIEGLEHYRQRELARTIATRWVALNVRVFGQTGKLLEKYNVVNTHLEAGGGEYPTQDGFGWTNGVLLTLMNRYRLPEPQP; encoded by the coding sequence ATGAAATACCTGCTGGTTGTTTGTTGCTGGCTGCTGAGCCTAGGTGCCCGGGCGCAACCCTCGCCGCGGCAGCTGTACCCGGGGCTGTTCGAGGCCGTGCAGGCAGGCCGCGTGTTCGAAGACAGCAAAACCTTTGTGGACGCGCGCCCCAAAGCCCGCCCGGCGGCCATCGTGCAAGCCTACGAGCAGCAGAAAAACCAGCCCGGATTCAGCCTGCGCCAGTTTGTGCTGCAGCATTTTGAGCTGCCCGCGCAAGCGGCAGGCAGCTACCGCGCCAACGTGGGCGGTGGCATCCGGCGCCACCTCGATACGCTCTGGACGGTGCTGCAGCGCCAACCGCAGGATTCGGTGGGGCCTTACGCCTCGCTGATTCGGCTGCCCAAGCCGTACATCGTGCCGGGCGGGCGCTTTCGCGAGATATACTACTGGGATTCGTATTTCACCATGCTGGGCTTGCGCGAAAGCGGCCGTACGCAGCTGATGCGCAGCATGGTCGACAACTTTGCCTCGCTGATTAGCCGCTACGGCTTTGTGCCCAACGGCAACCGCACCTACTACCTTACCCGCTCGCAGCCGCCGTTTTTTGCCCCCATGGTGCAGCTGCTGGCCCAAGCCCAGGGCGACACGGTGCTGCGCCGCTACCACCCGCAGCTGCTGCAGGAGTACGCCTACTGGATGGCCGGCGCCGACTCGCTCGCGGCCGGCCAGGCCGCCCGCCGCGTGGTGCGCCTGCCCGGGGGCGAAGTACTTAACCGCTACTACGACAGCGGCGACTACCCGCGCGAAGAATCCTACGCCGAAGATGTAACTACAGCCGCCAAAAGCGCGCAAACCAAGCCCGTTTTCTACCGCAATGTGCGCGTCGCCGCGGCTTCGGGCTGGGATTTCAGTACGCGCTGGTTTGGCCCGGCCGGTGGCCTGGCATCCATCCGCACTACCGAGCTGGTGCCCGTCGATCTGAACTGCCTGCTCTACACACTGGAGCAAACCATTGCCCGCGGCTACCGTGTTCAAGGCCAAACCGCGCGGGCCAAGCAATTCAGCCAAAAAGCCGCGCAACGCCAAAAGGCACTGCTGCGCTACTGCTGGAATGCGCAAGCCAACTGGTTTACCGATTACGACCTGGCGGCGCAGCAGCCCGCCGCCCTTCGGACCCTGGCGGGCGTGTTTCCGCTGTTTGTGCAGATAGCCACCCCCAGGCAGGCCCGCGCCGTGGCCGCCGGCCTGCAGCGCGACTTTCTGAAAGATGGCGGCCTGCTTACCACGCTCAACAGCAGCGGCGAGCAGTGGGATGCGCCCAACGGCTGGGCTCCGCTGCAGTACGTGGCCATCGAGGGCCTGGAGCACTACCGGCAGCGCGAACTGGCGCGCACCATTGCCACGCGCTGGGTAGCCCTGAACGTGCGCGTGTTCGGGCAAACGGGCAAGCTGCTCGAGAAGTACAACGTGGTGAACACGCACCTGGAGGCTGGCGGCGGCGAGTACCCCACGCAGGATGGCTTCGGCTGGACCAACGGCGTGCTGCTGACGCTGATGAACCGCTACCGGCTGCCCGAGCCGCAGCCCTAG
- the pta gene encoding phosphate acetyltransferase: MTKTIFIASAEPYSGKSLVALGLVNMLLSKAQKVGYFKPVINTGPDNRRDPHIDTVLRYFQLPVAYDDAYAYTGAEVLRLIETERQGEMIDTIIRRYKQLEDQYDFTVVEGTDFVGQGTAFEFDLNVTIAKNLGVPVVLVTSGEGKTTAQMVSGTLTALRGFEAREVQVLAIVANKVRPEQALDVQQLLRAQLPPEVILSVIPEDKALLNPTMQEIHENLGGRLLFGQELLGNQVDNFVTGAMQVPNFLNYLKDNVVIVTPGDRGDIVICAMQANMSANYPKVAGVVLTAGWEPEEPILRLLRGLQGVMPIIAVQTGTFETSARLGAIKSRLSPNNPKKIQLAIRTFERYVDVRALDERMVAFKPEGITPHMFQYRLLQWAKRQRRHIVLPEGNDDRILRAAAHLLQQDIVDLTILGNPTEVAASAKRLGLSMPLGAHLRVIDPVHSDYYDDYVQTFFELRQSKGVNLDMARDLMRDVSYFGSMMVFKGHADGMVSGAVHTTQHTIRPALQFIKTKPGISLVSSVFFMCLPDRVVVFGDCAVNPNPTAEQLAEIAISSAESGLRFGIEPRIAMLSYSSGTSGEGAEVDKVRRATELVRQLRPDLKVEGPIQYDAAVDPIVGNQKLPGSEVAGQASVLIFPDLNTGNNTYKAVQRETGALAIGPVLQGLNKPVNDLSRGCTVDDVFNTVVITAIQSQHE; encoded by the coding sequence ATGACGAAAACCATCTTTATTGCCTCGGCCGAGCCGTACAGCGGCAAGTCGCTGGTAGCCCTGGGGCTGGTAAATATGCTGCTCAGCAAAGCGCAAAAGGTGGGCTACTTCAAGCCCGTTATCAACACCGGCCCCGATAACCGCCGCGACCCGCACATCGACACGGTGCTGCGCTACTTTCAGCTGCCCGTGGCCTACGACGATGCCTACGCCTACACCGGCGCCGAGGTGTTGCGGCTGATTGAAACCGAGCGGCAGGGCGAGATGATCGACACCATCATCCGCCGGTACAAGCAGCTCGAAGACCAGTACGACTTTACAGTGGTAGAGGGCACCGACTTTGTGGGCCAGGGCACCGCCTTCGAGTTCGACCTGAACGTGACCATCGCCAAAAACCTGGGCGTGCCGGTGGTGCTCGTAACCTCGGGCGAAGGCAAAACCACCGCCCAAATGGTGAGCGGCACCCTTACGGCCCTGCGCGGTTTTGAGGCCCGCGAGGTGCAGGTGCTGGCCATTGTGGCCAACAAAGTGCGCCCCGAGCAAGCCCTCGATGTGCAGCAACTGCTGCGTGCGCAGCTGCCGCCGGAGGTTATTCTGTCGGTGATACCGGAAGACAAGGCCCTGCTGAACCCCACCATGCAGGAGATTCATGAGAACCTAGGGGGCCGGCTGCTGTTCGGGCAGGAGCTGCTCGGCAACCAGGTCGACAACTTCGTGACCGGGGCCATGCAGGTGCCCAACTTCCTCAACTACCTCAAGGACAACGTCGTCATTGTAACGCCCGGCGACCGGGGCGACATCGTTATTTGCGCCATGCAGGCCAATATGTCGGCCAACTACCCCAAGGTGGCGGGCGTGGTGCTTACGGCCGGTTGGGAGCCCGAGGAACCTATTTTGCGCCTGCTGCGCGGCCTGCAGGGCGTAATGCCCATTATTGCCGTGCAAACGGGCACCTTCGAAACCAGTGCCCGGCTCGGGGCCATCAAATCGCGCCTCTCGCCCAACAACCCCAAGAAGATTCAGCTGGCCATCCGCACCTTCGAGCGCTACGTGGACGTGCGCGCCCTCGACGAGCGCATGGTCGCGTTCAAGCCCGAAGGCATTACGCCGCACATGTTCCAGTACCGGTTGCTGCAGTGGGCCAAGCGCCAGCGCCGCCACATTGTGCTGCCCGAGGGCAACGACGACCGCATTCTGCGCGCCGCGGCCCACCTGCTCCAGCAAGACATCGTAGACCTTACCATTCTGGGTAACCCCACCGAGGTAGCCGCTTCGGCCAAGCGCCTGGGCCTGAGCATGCCCCTAGGTGCCCACCTGCGCGTGATTGACCCGGTGCACTCCGACTACTACGACGACTACGTGCAGACCTTTTTTGAGCTACGCCAAAGCAAGGGCGTGAACCTCGACATGGCCCGCGACCTGATGCGCGACGTGTCGTACTTCGGCTCGATGATGGTGTTCAAAGGCCACGCCGACGGCATGGTATCGGGGGCGGTGCACACCACGCAGCACACAATTCGGCCGGCCCTGCAGTTCATCAAAACCAAGCCGGGTATTTCGCTGGTGTCGTCGGTGTTTTTCATGTGCCTGCCCGACCGCGTGGTGGTGTTCGGCGACTGCGCCGTAAACCCCAACCCCACCGCCGAGCAGCTGGCCGAAATTGCTATTTCGTCGGCCGAGAGCGGTTTGCGCTTCGGCATCGAGCCGCGCATTGCCATGCTCTCCTACTCTTCGGGCACCTCCGGCGAGGGCGCCGAGGTAGACAAGGTGCGCCGTGCCACCGAGCTGGTGCGCCAGCTGCGGCCCGATCTGAAGGTGGAAGGCCCGATTCAGTACGATGCCGCCGTCGACCCCATCGTGGGCAACCAAAAGCTGCCCGGCTCGGAGGTAGCCGGCCAGGCCAGCGTGCTTATTTTCCCCGATCTGAACACCGGCAACAACACCTACAAAGCCGTGCAGCGCGAAACCGGCGCGCTGGCCATCGGGCCGGTGCTGCAGGGCCTCAACAAACCCGTAAACGACCTAAGCCGCGGCTGCACCGTAGATGACGTGTTCAATACCGTCGTCATCACGGCCATTCAGAGCCAGCACGAATAG